The following DNA comes from Amblyraja radiata isolate CabotCenter1 chromosome 30, sAmbRad1.1.pri, whole genome shotgun sequence.
cagcaggtaaggcagcatttctggagaatgctaataggtgatgttttggtctggactgaagaagggtcccaacccgaaatgtcaccaatccatgttctccagagatgcttcctggcccgcagagttactccagcattttatgtctttccatCAGTCTCTTACTTGCGTACCCTCATTTGACAACTCTCTAGTGCTGATTTTCACCTGTGCCAAGTGCACCGAAACATTCTGCTTTGATAAAGGTGTGTTAGAATTGAAGTTATTTGCACGCATACAAGTTTTCTGTAAGGCAATTTGTTTTTGGAAGTCTGAATCTTGATTTCCTTGCCCCATTTTGTTGCTATTTTCCAACAATGTAAAATGCAAACACGTGCAATTGTTTGTGTATAGGAGGAAGAGATTTCATTGATTTATAACCTGTACTTCCTTATCCTTCAACAGAATTATGGCTTTGTGCACATGAAGGACAGGGAGGCAGCAAAGGAGGCAATTGAGAACCTGCATCACTATAAGCTGCATGGCGTCTGCATCAATGTCGAGGCCAGCAAGGGTGGGTCCAAGTCATCCACCAAACTTCACGTAGGTAACTTAAGCAGTGGTTGCACCAGCCAGGAACTGCAGGCCAAATTCGAGGAGTACGGGACGGTCCTGGAGTGCGATATCGTTAAGGACTACGCCTTTGTGCATTTGGAGAGGAGTGAGGATGCCATGGAAGCCATCAGGGGACTCGATGGCACAGAATTCAAAGGTGAAATTCCTAGAAGTGGATTAATTACAATGCTTTATTTTATAGAGATGCACCAATTGGGTGCATATGTATGCACTGCTGCTTAAATCTGTCTAAGTACTTGGCATATCTGTGGCATGTTCTTTTGAGCCCTGTAGTGCTTCCTTTAATTACTACAGTGATGTGAAGTCTTGACTAATGCTCTTTGCTGACACAATGAAGAACAGTCTACTTTTCATTCATGTTTGAGGGCTTTCAATTTCTGCATGACGTGCTTATTCAGTAGGATTTCTTGCAGTTTTAACCTTAATTTCGATCAGAACTACAGGCTGTTGGAATATTTTGAAGCTTGTGAGTACCTCTCTCTGTGGACTTTGATAGTGTTGCTTTGTTTCAACAGCACCTATATCAGAAAGCATCATAGTCAGGTTTTCCAGTAGGAAGCATCTCTAGATTCATTGGATGTTAATATATAGCTCCCAGGGCtacactgaatcaagggatatggggagaaagcaggaacgggcactGATTTGGGATTATCAACCTTGATCGTATggaatggtgcaggctcaaagagccaaatggcctactccacctattttctatgtttctctgaagcAGGCAGAAAATAGTTTGGTTAATTTAAGAGTGGCACGCATCCTGAAAGTTCACAACAATATATCACTGCCCAGCCCACTGCATGGTATCTCTATGTACTTTGCATTAGTTGgcttagtttccccactaccttgTTGGGTCATGTCTACTCAGTGACGACTTACTGCAAGTGTGATATTTTGTGAATGTAGTGCACACGGATATTGAGAGCAAGTTAGGAGATTATTACTTTCTGAGTCCATTCGGCATAACTAATAATGCTATAGCTAAATTTGCACGGTGTAGGTTATTCCTGAATTGGGAATATTGTACTGCTTCCCACATTAACTCCTAATAGCGTCATTTAAGATTGTTAAAGATCTCAAGAAGTTATTATGTGTTGAATTCATGCAGCTGTCGTGGAAGTGATTGTATCAGTCAGATCTTTGTAGCTAGCCATGATACTCTTAATTCCCTCCTAACTGCCTGGTTGTAAGTATGCCTCTTTGCTGGTTAAATTATTCTGGCAGTTCATTGGCAAGTTAAATACATGCGCCTCTCGACCTGCCTGTGGCCAATCAGAGGTTTCAGGTGGTCTCTGCGTTTAATAGCAAATTTACGCGTGTGCAGTAGCACTTCTGTGTTTTCGATTTGTGTAATATCTGATTTGCGCAAGTGTCAGTGGGTCATAACCATTGCGTAAGTCGGGGGGCGTATGTATTGAATTATTTTCAGTAATCCTTTCCTGTGATTTTTCTCTCTTTTCATGTGTGTGCACCCCTGATTTTGTAACATTTAGACAACAGGTTGTAATTATGTTCCAGTCTTCCCCATAAACGGTTAGGAGAGGTTCTTCCACCTGAAGACACCTGTGGCAAATGGAGAAGTTTCACCTTGACTAAATAACTAAGTTCCAGAACAATAGAGGTCTCTTGTGTCACCAGAGTTCAAGAGAGAGCCATGTCTTTGCTTTTTACCAGTTTACTGAATTGAAAATTTTCCATTGGGTACCCAAGGGCGAGCAGAATGTGTTTTTTTGTGAGAATAGGAAATGGTGCTGAGGGGGTCTTTTTGAAGGATGTGAGGGGGTCtttttgaaatatataaaattcttaagggattggacagacttgatGAAGGAAaacatttcccgatgttgggggagtcacagtttaagaataaggggtcggccatttaggactgaggaggaaaatctttttcacccagaaagttgtgaatctgtggtattctctgccacagcaggcagtggaggccaattcactggctgtttttaagagagttagattttgctcttagggctaacaaaatctagggatttggggagaaagcaggaacggggtactgattttagatgaaaagccatgatcatattgaatggtggtgctggttcgaaggaccgaatggtttactcctgcacctattttctgtttttttaatgtaatgactTCTCATTTCAAGTCCTTATCGCCAAAGAGCTCTTATGGGTCAGTTATGTTGCTGACTTACTTGGGAAAAGCTTGCATGCCCACCAATGATTTCACATGAATGGGTTTGAACTGGCCTGGACAACCCTCAGAAAGGTTATTTAGGTCCACCAGTGTAGAAATTGACAGGCATTTCTCTAGTTGATGCTTAATTTATACTAATTTTAGGTGGAAATTATAGCACCCATTCATAAATAGTGCGTTGATTATAGATTATATACTGTGCCCCTTAGTGTTTATCTACTTATTGTTAAGGGTCTACATGTTACCAGTGCTGTCACCATTTGTTGCTCTACCTAATTGCTCAAGAATGCTGCCTCTTTTAACTACTCCAGTACTTTCATCATGTGGTTGTTAGAAATTCTAGAATTTGTATCCAGCAAttgtatttccaagtcaggatcatATGTCGTCTGGTTCCTTATATTCTCCATGCTGGTAGAGGTCACGGGATAGGAATCAACTACTAGTTGCGTAACTGCAACGCATATTGTAGATCGTGACACATCAAAGCTTCTGTGAGCTTACAGTGGAGTGAATAAATATTAAGGGTGAGGCGGACTGGTTTTTGATCATGCAGGCTGCTCATTGTAATTATGATGGACAGTTGTTACACTTTAACATGTTGTCAGCTTGTCAGCCGAGAATGGTTCAAAGTGGTAACAGTTTATATCCCGACTAGCTTTATAAATTCCATTGGACTGGATGTAACCTGGTTTTTGGGGTTAGGACATTGTCTTACAATGTGGAAAATTGACCAGTAGATGTCAGTGTTGCAACTGTTCTGGGACAATAGGCTgcaaatatagtttagtttattgtcacatgtactgagctataatgaaaagcttttgctacATGCtcatcagtcagtggaaagacaatacattattacaattgagctatccacagtgtccagatacaagatacagggaataatgtttttgttcaagataaagtccagtcaagtcccattaaagatagtctgagggtctccattgagttcaggactgctctctggttgttgttgataggatggttcagttgcctgataacagctggtaattcctgaatctggaggtatactTTTTCACAGCTCTGTACctcttgactgatgggagaggggagaagagggagtgactggggtaagactcgtccttgattatgctggtggtcttgccgagacAGCAGATGTGTAAATGGAgttggagattggtttgtgtgatgatctaggCTGCGCCCacatttctctgcaatttattgtggtgTTTGGATGGAGGTGTTTCAAAACATCCTgagaaaatgctttctatggcacatccgTACAAGTTGCtgaaagttgttggggacatgacgAACTTCCTAATTCTGAGGTGTCATGGTGACAAGAGGATCAAAAGCAAAAGTCAAGAACAGATTATTACAGCAGAGGGGGAGGAAACATGAAAGGTAAAGTAGTTAGTCCCTGCACTAAGAGAATGTAACAATGATCCAGTTCATTTTTTCCCTCGATCAATAAAACTGATCATTATAATTATGATGGACAGTTgttacaatcaatcaatcaaccttttttgtcatcttgcaaagcaacaattgtacagtgcaaaatgagaagacgtttcccagggaataccggagcatcgcacataaaacttttaacacataataaaaacaatccagtccctgataaaagagtacgaatagttaaaaagtgcaggtaaaaacagtaACGTTAAAatccagtaaaaacagtcataaaatgtccagggcagctgatttaagtggccagtgccagagttattaaattgtcagtgcaaagcagcagaatcaggtggagtgactggttagcagcctcacagcctgtggaaggaagctggttgtccgggctttgatgctacggtatctcttgcctgat
Coding sequences within:
- the LOC116990119 gene encoding RNA-binding protein 4B-like isoform X2 produces the protein MVKIFVGNLSRPTSVEEIRSLFEKYGPVSECDLIKNYGFVHMKDREAAKEAIENLHHYKLHGVCINVEASKGGSKSSTKLHVGNLSSGCTSQELQAKFEEYGTVLECDIVKDYAFVHLERSEDAMEAIRGLDGTEFKGLLCIVTRAAVPQKLGSYILLVGISVEKC